tgcaatTGTTTGACATAAGATACACATTTCTTATAATACCACTGTTCTATCTTtccttatttgtttgtttttgaaatatagaACTAAAAAAGTTGAAGTTCCCGTGAATTTTCCTAACCAAATACGATTGTTTATCTTTCTGGTCTCGTCCCTCTTCATAACAACAATGTTTTTCACCTTTTCCTAGTTGatcattaatatatatcttAAAGATATGATAACAACATACTCTTTACACCTTACCGTAATATGATGAAATTCATGTGTTCACAAAATCATGTAAATTTAACTCTCTGTCCAATAATCTCGTTTATAATTTAGCTATGAATTCCATCTAATTAATTGTAGATAGTGGGTTGCTAATATTCATTGTTTGATCACTTTATTCATTTTAACTctctcttttcaattttttttaaatatatttgatttttttgttactaTACAAGAACATTCATCTTCAGCCTTGACTAATATTGTTGCAATAGGGAAAAATCtgtttttagatttgatttaGCATTAGTGAAAAACATTGTACATTATTAGTACAAATAAGAAAGCATTGCATCATTATACTAACTAAAAGTTTTTCGGTTGCATTAAACTTTGAGTGCTTAGTTTCTTAAGTAGAACAATACGGTTCGCTAATAGTGTAAAGATTTAATAGTTAGTAGATATATCAAAATTCAATTATAATACACAAAAACAGGTTCATCTTCAACTAATTAACTAAATATCTTAAAGGCAGCTCCATAGTTTAAAGTGGAGCACAAGCACTATTCATTTTCCACTTTCTGATCGTTTGCTTAATGTCTAGTTGTTTTCTTGATTCAAAATCACCACATTTATTTCAGCTCTCAGTCTGATTCTTTAGATACATTCATCCTAAACTTGATTACTAATGTtgcaattaaaaacattttaaattttgatttactATTAGTGAAAAACATTCTGCATGTTATTGACAAATAAGAAATTATGGTCAAATCAATATACTAAGGCATTTTCACTTACACGAAACTTTTATAGTTTCTAAAGTAGGAAGCAAAGTATGGTTCATTCGACCTAAAATACGTTATCTTTTTAAGTAGATCAACTTCTTAAATGACTTTCAATATTTGAGAGATTAGTCTTAATCCTTAGTTGAGAGATATCtaatttcaaccaaaaaaaatattttattggttgTCACTTATATCAAAATTAGATTCTACATTTCTAATATACACGAAAAAGAAGTGAAGGTAGCTTGATAGAAGAATGTCACTATTAAACCATTCAATTGTTGTTGACTTGTTGCAGCTTCATGTATCTCAAACTTATGAACATAAactaatatttgtttatttgaaaatttcctCAGAGGTGAAAGCAGAAGGAAAATGGGCAAGGATGGATCACCAAAACATTATGGTCAGTTTGATTCAAAGAGAAATCGTCTGACATGGATTTTAGGAGTTAGTGGGCTATGCATTCTATCTTACATAATGGGTGCATGGAAGAACACTCCGTCACCCAATAGCCAATCTGAGATCCTCTCAAAAGTGGATTGTAATGTTGGGTCAACTACATCAGGCATGTCATCTTCAGcaactaatttaaattttgaaagtcACCATCAAATTGACGTCAATGATTCTGGAGGGGCACAAGAGTTCCCACCATGTGACATGTCGTTTAGTGAATACACTCCGTGCCAAGATCCCGTTAGAGGTCGCAAATTTGACCGAAACATGTTGAAGTATAGGGAGAGACATTGCCCCGCCAAGGAGGAACTACTAAACTGCCTCATACCTGCTCCACCAAAATACAAGACACCTTTTAAATGGCCTCAAAGCAGAGATTATGCTTGGTACGACAATATTCCACACAAAGAGCTTAGCATTGAGAAAGCTATTCAAAACTGGATTCAAGTTGAAGGTGACAGATTCAGGTTCCCTGGAGGAGGTACAATGTTTCCACGTGGAGCTGATGCATACATTGACGACATTAATGAGCTTATTCCCCTCACAAGTGGTACTATCAGAACTGCAATTGATACTGGCTGTGGTGTAAGTTAATCTATATTCTATCCTCATTTATCTCTATgcctctatttattttttgagtttTACACTATCAACCTATTAGAAATCATGTTAGATTAGATAAACTTTTAAGGTGATTATTGATAGTCAATAAACTTATATGTGTGAATTTCTGATTGAATTAAAGTGTAAAAATCTTCATCCTGCATACATTATTTACGTTTTGTTAACTGAGTTTTATTTGTTGTAACCTAGTAGTGTTTGGAACTTTGCACAGTTGAGTTTAATAGGTGATCGTGATTGAtcgaaaatcaaatcaaacgtTAGGACtacatatgctttttttgtgTGTAGGGTGTGTTGCTTATACTTAATTCCTTCTTGCACTGTAAAGGTTGCAAGTTGGGGTGCTTACCTTTTGAAAAGAGACATCATAGCTATGTCCTTTGCACCAAGAGATACACATGAAGCACAGGTCCAGTTTGCATTGGAAAGAGGAGTTCCAGCAATGATTGGCATCATGGCTTCACAGAGGATTCCATACCCAGCAAGGGCGTTTGATATGGCTCATTGTTCTCGCTGCTTGATACCTTGGCACAAATTTGGTATTCACACTTTTTAGATTATGATGACCCACTATTTTCATGGGCTATCTAgtttaataagaaataattaatcaaacaaaTAGTTATTTAAGTACATATTTACAGGCCGTCTTGGTCCCTATGGCAATTGTTGTCAGGACAATTCCATAGGATATTGGGTTCGAATACGGCAGAAGAGCATGCAGAACAAAACTTAAGTACATATATACAATTAAGGCATTAATTATTCTTTCAACATTGCGCATGAAAATGGAACCATTTTTGCTAGGAATTCATAAGTTGTACGTCTTCATTTTCAttcctaaaagaaaaatagttgtaTTTGCATTTTCATTAGTCATTAATTCTCTAATTTTCATCCCACAGATGGTTTGTATTTGATTGAAGTGGATAGAGTTCTGAGGCCAGGTGGCTATTGGATTCTCTCTGGCCCACCTATTAGATGGAAGAAATACTGGAGGGGGTGGGAAAGGACCGAAGAGGATTTGAAGCAAGAGCAAGATGCTATTGAGGAAGTGGCCAAACGCATATGTTGGACAAAAGTAGTTGAGAAGGATGACCTCTCCATTTGGCAAAAGCCTAAAAACCACGTTGGATGTGCACAAACTAAACAGATTTACAAAACACCACACATGTGTCAATCCGACAATCCTGACATGGCTTGGTAATTCTTTAGACCATTTCTATTATTACAGCAAAACTTACATAATCTCATAACTACTTTTAGTGTTTTATCAAAATCAACATCTAATCTTAGTAATCATTGTTTTCATTTCAATAACAAATGAGTAAATGGCCTATGCACTAATCGTGTAAAAGATTTTTATCCTATCATTACTAATACAGAAGTCATATCAACCATGATTTTTTATGGAAACTCAAACTATTGTTAAGACAAATGTCTATTTTGACAAGTCATACTATcgtatctaagttttgtccttaaTTTGTACTATGGGTAGGATCACTTATGATTAAAATCTTGGTTGTTCATagcattttctttgtttaattgcATTGAAAAGGTACCAAAATATGGAAAAGTGCATAACTCCATTGCCAGAAGTTAACAGCGCAGACAAAATGGCAGGAGGGGCACTAGAAAAATGGCCTAAACGAGCATTTGCGGTCCCTCCTCGAATTAGTAGTGGTTCAATACCAAGCATTGATACGGAGAAATTTCAAAAGGACAATGAAGTATGGAGGGAAAGGATAGCACATTACAAGCATCTCGTTCCTCTTTCCCAAGGGAGATATAGAAACGTCATGGACATGAATGCTTATCTTGGTGGATTTGCAGCAGCCTTAATAAAATTTCCAGTATGGGTTATGAATGTTGTTCCCCCAAATTCAGACCATGACACTCTTGGTGCAATTTATGAACGAGGTTTTATTGGAACTTACCATGATTGGTGTGAAGCTTTCTCAACTTATCCAAGAACATATGATCTCATCCATGCTAGTAATGTATTTGGCATATATCAGGATAGGTAGGTAAACTTATGGACATTGTATATCTAACTCTCTaggttatgttatttatttcttacCATGTTATGAATTGtgtcttaattattatatggtTTTGAAATGGATTAATTGTTGTGTGTGGAAGGTGCAACATTACTCAGATACTACTGGAGATGGATAGAATTTTGAGGCCAGAAGGTACTGTTATATTCAGAGAGACAGTGGAGCTTCTGGTGAAGATTAAAAGCATTACTGAtggaatgaaatggaaaagcaaTATAATAGATCATGAAAGCGGGCCCTTCAACCCTGAAAAGATTCTTGTTGCTGAAAAAGCTTACTGGACTGGCGAAgctaaagagaaacaaaactaACAGATAGGGTTACAACTTCGttctttttcccctttttttacaACATCTGTCATATACCTTTTTGTTTTCCCTCttagaaattaaattgtaattagatgtttgttttccttaccttacatttttttcttgtcaTATTCTGTCTATtttattccctttttttttgtaacaagagataaattctattttattctcttatttaaaTGAATCAATGAACCTcccaaattattatcttatcttattacCTATTTATGTTTAAGGTTTTCTCCTTTCATTAATGTATTAACAATAagccaattttaatttttaccactcaaaagaaaatattattatttttaattataaactgGGTTTATTTATTCTTCGTCTATTAATTGACTTAATTATTGTGTGAATGGTAAAGTTAAAGATGCTTGGAGGTTAGAATGCAACATTACAAAATCAAAATCGTAGATCTAATATCAGAGCTTTTGtaaatttattctctttttcttccacTACCTCTCTTTTCTACCAGAGCTACTTAACTTTTCTCCCTCACAAGATTGACGTCGCTTCAGTTAATTTATTAACATCGATGAAAATCATTCATAACAAATAATAACGTTGATAGTTTATGACAAATTCTACGCAAGTTAAGTTTTAATTGCAGTACACACAAATGTTCTGCATCacaaaaacaagttaaaaaaatgcactgTTTCCATATAGAAAAAAGAGGGTAGTGCAATATTCTATTAGGATATACAACTAGTAATATTATTGAAGGAAACGTGTGAAAAGAACGATGATTAGGAAtacaaaaagcaaaaaagatATTTTGTCATTCAATACTACTTGATAccttgagagagaaaaagagaagtataaatatgataaatgatataatttgatgagaagaaagaaataaagagaaaataaagatatCAAGTAAGTTTATGAGATATATGAATGTCAAAAAATCAGAACTCGAAAGAAAACTAGAAGTAATATTATTGAAGGAAGCACGTGAAAGGACTCAAAGCAATAAAGGAAGTTCAACGACCAACGGTGTGTTAAGACTTTAGAAGTAGAGATGATTAgtaggataaattttttaagaagcaaattACTTGTTTATcgaagggagaaaaaaaatgtcaaaattggATAAGTCtgagttattttcttttaatagctAAATTTAAGCCCCACGTTGAACCAAACCTGGCAGTATGTCAATCCCCGGGGTAGTTGTGAGTTTTGGTGCAAGCAAGCGTACATACAAAGCAAAAGTTTTCGCCCATGATCTCATTTTATGTTGCCTTCAGAACTCAAGCTATACATAACTGTAAAACATGCATGTATTACATACACCGTCTTCTCTTTACTAATTCAGAACAGACATTCAGTAAACAGATACCGAATAAGCAAAAGGTCtccagataaataaataaaacacacaGATACACAAAGCTATAATATAGTCACCCTTCACTACCAGAGTTTCATCTTGCCCCCAAATTTTCCAGTCTATGTTTTTATGACTTTTTTGCATTTGCTTTCACAGAGGATCAGATCAGTCAGCAGTCATTGGATGGGTCATGCAACACCTGAACCGAGCCTTCCGAACTGTTGTCATGATCTCATTCTCTGCATTCTCAAGCATTCCTACAATTTCAGCAAATGGTGGCCTGACATCAGGGTTGGGATCCCAGCATCTTGTCATGATGTCACGGAGAACCGCTAGGCAATCGTTAGGTATGATTGGGCGAACATTTCTGTTGACAACTGCAAATGCGGCCTGTACTGCTGTCATGTTCTGAAATGGAAGCATACCAGTGATGAGTTCCCATAGAACAATCCCAAAGCTATATACATCCACTTTTTGTGTGTAAGGCCTATGCTGGATCATCTCCCTGCAGTAGATCAGCAAACAACAAAATCTAAATaccaaaacaaattaattttgtaaacaaaaatataaaacagttaaaattaatcatgaatTTCTGCATTTCAAACAAGATGGATAACTGGATTTTGATCATTAGCAGAAGCATGTGAAAACATGCTGACTCTGAAGCAGACATGATTAGAGTAATATCATGCATGATGAATGGAGctgtccatatatatatatatatatatatatatatatatatatatatatattcgctGAACATAATTGCATAAATCTCCCCTATATAGTCAGTATTGATTACCAGCTAGTTCTAGAAAGCTATCAACATCCCTCATTCAGCAGAAGAATAGTCTTAGAAAGAAATAAGACAAAGAAACAAATGGTAAATATATCATTATAAGAAAGtcataaaaaagaataacaacTAAATGGCATTCCAATTCCTCTGAATATCTAACAAGGAAGTTTCATGGATGTTTCCCTTTGAATAGAACCAAAGAAAATCAACCAAAACAATCCAATCTCAAAGCAAATCTAACTGTAAAATGCTTGCCAGAAAAATACAAGCATTTTcctcaaaacaaaaacaaaaccatataacatataaaaaatatcatcagaGCACTTTTCCCTATATTCCTATAAACCCTGAGGGCACGCCCAAGATCCACAACAAAGTTATCAGAaagcaaagtaaaaaaaaatgaaaaattccaGTTCTTTTCACATGATTTCCAAgccatattttataatattttcaaagtaACACAAAAAAAGAATGTTAGAAATGCATAACAAatgtttcaaatttatttaaaagtatttgacaagaaaaatcaaaacattagcAAGGGGGTGTCATGCTTCCTTGGCTTGTTTTGAGTAGAATACATGCCTGTCAGAACACCCTAAAGAATAACAGCACTAAACACAAGCCTCAATCCAGTTTTTTGAGTCAGCCACAATAAACCTAATCTTACACATTCATAATCCTACATATAGATTCCATGTTGCCATTTCTGTAAGAAGAATTAATCATATTGCCCAATacagttaaaataaataatcaaacagTGCAACAGTTCAAATGAAAATACTCAAGGCATGTCATTAAATATTACCGATACAAGCACATGAATGTAATGGGCATGCAATCAAACCTCCATTAAAACACAAATgtccaaacaaaaaacaattactGGGACCTATTTCAATGCAGCGAACACAAAGTGGCCAAAAACACAACAAATTAAACATCCAATAGAAACATAACTCCCTCATCATGCAACGGCCATTAAGCATCAAGACAAGATAAACTGCAACACAATATGCATTAGAAAATACATGAATGCAACAGGATATGCTCATAATCATGCGAAGTTTTCACATTTCACAACGCTACTATGATATCGCAGACAGTAACGTAGGATTGTGGCAACTGTTTATGACTAACCATGCATTGTAGCTTGCCAAATCATGCCAGTATTTAAGGAAGCATGTGAATACATACCCAATATTCTCCAAATACCCTTGATATGGCACGTGAATACATATCCAATAAATAGCCATGCAATGTAGGTCGCCAAATCATGCCAATATTCAGATAATAAATGCATAAAAGACCAGAACATACAGCTGCTTTCACTACCTAAAGCCAAATACAAGAAACAAAATTCACTTGCCCAAATTGCCCAACAAAAATACCAACAAGTGTTATAAACAACTTAGCTTCATTACCCTAGCTTAGCAGCTTACCCTAAACCACAACAAGATTACTAACTCAAAACCAAGCTATggcaattttgattaattaaactTCTGCTTGACATGGGCTAGTAATTAGAAAGCATGTCTTTATTGGGACAAACACATGTATATTGGATTTGTCTGATGAATGAACCATAGATTTTAAGCATTCCTCTAGTATACCCAAAGCTTGGTCAATGATCCCCTAAGCAGAATTGTCAACTCTACCACCAAAATGTTGCATGATAGGAATTAGCTGGTAGACAGCAGAGTGCAATGCATCTACCCAAATATATCAAGCCACTGAGATGTGAGAACACAAataaaggaggaaaaaaaatcatgagatTCACAAAAACATGCAGCCAAAATTTTCTAAGCTCAAATCAAAAGTTTGATTGTTTATTCAGTATGGATGCAAAATACATCTGTCATTATCCAAGCAAGGAGTTGGGCAGGCTGGGGGACACATAAAGCAGAAAATagatgagaaaaaaattgatggcACCATTGTAGAGATTATCAGCCATAAACCATGAATGTGCACaagtcaaaagaaaaacaaagtttaaaagaatataaagaagtaggtttcaaaaacaagagcTATATTTTTAAACTGTCATGTCAAGTGCAGCTTCCAATGATGGCAACTTTCAGAAATTAGCATTATCATCAGAACTTGCTTCTAAAATAAATGATGAAGCAAGTAATTGCAATTATTTTTTCTGTAGGGTTAGTCTGATGCAGTGTAGACATGCCCTTAGCATTTGAGTCAACAAAATGACAGCCACTACTTGATGCATGAAAGATAATGATAAGAAGACACTGCGAGAATGTGATTAAAAGAAATgtatatcataattataattatattatagtgACAAATATTtagctaaaaataaaaattgtaaaaacaaTAGAACAAGATTTACCAGCACCGGGCAATATTAAAACCAGAAGCAAACAAAAAAGTTGTACAACAAACATATATGTCTCAAGGAAATTGCATAATTACTATTTCAGCTGTATATGCCATTTCTGTTCAGGAACACAATTCACAAACAGCTGATTAGGAACAAggaaaacatgataaaaaaacttcgtaccccattgcccagaggctcttcgctatgcgaaggtatgggggagggatgttgtacgcagccttacccttgcatatgcaaagaggctgtttccggattcgaacccatgaccaacaagtcaccaaggcacaactttaccgctgcaccagggctcgccctcaacAAGGAAAACatgatataaaaacaaaaacaagcagTTGTTTGTCAGaagcatttaaaatttaagcaaTATTGCCTTCAATAaacatcttaaaaaaattaaccataaTAGAGAAGCTCTCCAAAAATCATTCCAAAAATGAAGCTAGAATGCATATAaaactatataaatataaaaagagagaaCAGCAAAAGATCTTACGGAGCCATCCAACGGTATGTTCCAGTCTCAGGTGTCATTCCTTCAGTTTGCACCTCAATACGGGCAACTCCAAAGTCAGCAATTTTAATTGACTTGtcaccaaaaatcaaaagattatcAGATTTCAAGTCCCTGTGGATAAATCCAAGGCCATGAACATAAGCCATCCCCCTTGCAACATCCAAAGCTTGTTTGACAGCCAATTTGAGGGGAACTGAGCGGTTTTGACGCTTCATTAAAAATTGTCGAACTGAACCACCTTTGGCATACTCAGTTACAATGCACCATACCATTGGCTTGCGGCATGCACCAATGAAACGAACTATGTTAGAATGCTTTAGTGTGGCCAACATTGTGACCTCCTGCTGGAACTGTTGTTCCATCAATTGAGCCTTTGCTGGATCATTTTCAGGCCTCTCCAAGATTTTGATTGCAACATCTTCACCATTGTAAGTACCTCGGTAAAGTTTCCCAAAAGCTCCTTGAGCAAAAGGCTCACCCATATTCAGTTTCCTCAAATCAATTGTCCACTCATCAAAATTGTCAAGCCCTTCAGTCGGAGAACTATTGTCCATTAGAGCTTGAGCTAAAGCATCATCACTCAAAGCATGGGTGACTCTTCCCCGACGATTGGCACTATGTGCAACAGAGTAGTTATCATTGGCACGCCTCCGCAACCCTTGGTGGTCTAACATGCGAGTATGGGAATCATTGGACCCGACACTGCTATTATCGATAGACATCGCAACAGATCCTCCGCCGTTACTTGTCTGCAAGCTCCCAACACTGTCAATTGACATATTGGTACCCTCCCCAAGCTTATGGTAAAAGCCTTGAGAGAAATCATAgtagttgttattatttttgttgagaTCTATTATTCCTGGGAATTTCGCACCACTTTCCAACATTTTTCACACAGAAGAGCAAAAGCCTTCaagcttttttatttcttcagcATCAGAAACTGTAAATCAAACCACACCTGGAGAAACCCTAGAACCAAAATAAACCGCAAAATAATTTAGCAtttcaacataataaaaatttcaattacaGCAACAAAAGTAACATTCATGGTATGCATTTGTCTCATTACCAATTGCTGAAACCagtggaaaataaaaaacactaaaGATACTCCAATTACAATCCGGATTTatgacaaaagaaaaacatgcaaaagctgCTCTAGTTAACGTCACCAAATAAAAAACACCTCCGGTATCCAACACCGTTAGTTCTTTCAAAACTTAGAAtcaaatgcatatgacacaagCTGttgaaaaaaggggaaaaaaacaattaaacacGCATAAAACGATCTATATAAACAAATTCCAACAGTAAACCCTCAAAGACCAGATTCACGAGCAATCCCTTGTGCAAATCAACGCATACCAAAACTTCTCTGAAACACAACCACTTTCCATgagaacaattaaaaaattagcaaCAATTAACCAAAAATCATCGATTAGAAGCCACAAACTCTACTAGCTACACATGCCTCCCACATCAAACACAAAAGCAAGCAAAATTGAAAGAGAATTCGTCAAAAGAACACACAGTGAGACCGAAACAACCACAAGACACAACAAACGAACGCTagaattggaaaaaaataataacaaaagcaATAAATAGAAACTCCGAAACCTCTAAAACCAGCTTCGCAGTCAAATCTCAAGCGAATATTCACGAACTCCTCACTGATCTTAGGAAAAAAGAGCGAAAACAGTGAAAACCTGAACAAACCCTAAAATCTGAAAAAGTtgagaaactaaaaaagttAAGAAGACGCGGATACGCGTACCTCAACGGAGAGGGCTCTAGTTAAGAAAGCGAGCTGTGATAAGAGAGTAGTCGAAAAGAAGGTGAAGAGATCGAAGAAAGAAAAACCAAAGGGAAATGGACAAGATTGAGTTCTTCCCGTACCAAGGAAGCCAGAGACCAGAGAAGAAGCGCAGAAGAAAATGAAACGGATGACTTTCTTTATGGTTTTTCTAtactatttatttgtttgtgaagtttatttatttattttatttatgcataGTCTTTTTCCCTTTTGTCTTCTAACATTCTAAAGTCGTCATTGCTCCTTTTTCTTCACTCCTTCTAATCTTCTTTCTATTTATTCACtagttatttcttatttatttcctttcaaGGTTAGTAACtcttttatcaatattttcCTTTGTCTTACTAGAACTAAATTGGATAGATGGTTGCAAGATCAGATCtcattaacaatattttttattaagtattaattgttaataaatttaatagatattttaaacttttaatatgATGATatgaataaaacatttttttaaactaatatctctttttagaaataattttatcccATAAGATTAAGTATTAAACGTGAATATCTTTTAACAAAGTTTGAAAATTTAGTTTGTTAAATTGTTATATGGTGGAAAAATTAATCTTTACTGGTGATCCAActcttattaattaataataatgcactttttagcatattttttaacacatattaatcaaaaaagtataaattttatctaattatCTAATATTGATAAAGTATGtgcttaaaaaataatgtgataaaaatatgttaagcaCTCTTCACGACACACTTGGGGTAGTATCAAGTACCCGCGGCGCACTCACTTTTTTTGCGTCCCCGCTTAATACGCGATGCGTTTTTACGTTTCTTGACTTTTTGGTCCAAAACCTACCCCGTTATCGTCATCGCTAACCCCCACTTTGGCACTTTCTTTTACCGTCAAAGTCAAAATAAATGCGCATAGCTAATTATAAATGTTGAATACGTAAAAAGATATATGTATGCATTTATTGTTATTgaatataaaatgtaaatttttaagcaagaaatttaatttttcatttatcacTTAACCatggatatttatttttttttatttttttttgggattGACGAATCAAATGGTTCAGGGAGaccattataattattgtcatagtttattttatacaaattaataaataggtaaaagaaaataataattttatataattaatcttaacctcattaatttattttaaatttttattatttatcataaatatcataagagatataagtaaaaaaataattaatattacattgaaaggttaaaataataattatttttaaatatattttttcttacacaACTGTTATATGACGGGAGAATTACtagttattttaagtttttcttttttactttggaTCTTAATTAATGGTACTCCTCCTTAAAATAAAGTCCATTTGTCTTACAAATATTAATACgcaattaattttatgttaaaataataaaaaaatatgtgtgcattaattgtaattaatatgatatatatatatatatatatatatataattgagaagagttattaaaacatttattactattaatatatatacatttaaaatacatgtgtgcattaattgaattaatatgatatatatatatatatatatatatgtatgtatgtatatatatataattgagaaGAGTTATTAATgcaacatttaattaattttatgtgtatatttatataatataagtgTTATTAGAGGTGATAAAATTGGTTACTCAATTCAATGCAAGCTGTGGATTTTCATAGGTCGGATAAGAATAATCTAGATTGAATTTGGATTCATTAGACCATGATCTCGAGCTAAAAATGTTCGTGCTTAATTCAAGTTTAAGTCTTACATTGTAGTGCATAGGTTCAGACTAGGTTGGCTCATTGTGTCACCTGTAAGTGTTAATgagatattattaattatac
This genomic interval from Glycine max cultivar Williams 82 chromosome 5, Glycine_max_v4.0, whole genome shotgun sequence contains the following:
- the LOC100802077 gene encoding serine/threonine-protein kinase STY13, encoding MLESGAKFPGIIDLNKNNNNYYDFSQGFYHKLGEGTNMSIDSVGSLQTSNGGGSVAMSIDNSSVGSNDSHTRMLDHQGLRRRANDNYSVAHSANRRGRVTHALSDDALAQALMDNSSPTEGLDNFDEWTIDLRKLNMGEPFAQGAFGKLYRGTYNGEDVAIKILERPENDPAKAQLMEQQFQQEVTMLATLKHSNIVRFIGACRKPMVWCIVTEYAKGGSVRQFLMKRQNRSVPLKLAVKQALDVARGMAYVHGLGFIHRDLKSDNLLIFGDKSIKIADFGVARIEVQTEGMTPETGTYRWMAPEMIQHRPYTQKVDVYSFGIVLWELITGMLPFQNMTAVQAAFAVVNRNVRPIIPNDCLAVLRDIMTRCWDPNPDVRPPFAEIVGMLENAENEIMTTVRKARFRCCMTHPMTAD
- the LOC100801548 gene encoding probable methyltransferase PMT18 encodes the protein MGKDGSPKHYGQFDSKRNRLTWILGVSGLCILSYIMGAWKNTPSPNSQSEILSKVDCNVGSTTSGMSSSATNLNFESHHQIDVNDSGGAQEFPPCDMSFSEYTPCQDPVRGRKFDRNMLKYRERHCPAKEELLNCLIPAPPKYKTPFKWPQSRDYAWYDNIPHKELSIEKAIQNWIQVEGDRFRFPGGGTMFPRGADAYIDDINELIPLTSGTIRTAIDTGCGVASWGAYLLKRDIIAMSFAPRDTHEAQVQFALERGVPAMIGIMASQRIPYPARAFDMAHCSRCLIPWHKFDGLYLIEVDRVLRPGGYWILSGPPIRWKKYWRGWERTEEDLKQEQDAIEEVAKRICWTKVVEKDDLSIWQKPKNHVGCAQTKQIYKTPHMCQSDNPDMAWYQNMEKCITPLPEVNSADKMAGGALEKWPKRAFAVPPRISSGSIPSIDTEKFQKDNEVWRERIAHYKHLVPLSQGRYRNVMDMNAYLGGFAAALIKFPVWVMNVVPPNSDHDTLGAIYERGFIGTYHDWCEAFSTYPRTYDLIHASNVFGIYQDRCNITQILLEMDRILRPEGTVIFRETVELLVKIKSITDGMKWKSNIIDHESGPFNPEKILVAEKAYWTGEAKEKQN